Proteins from a genomic interval of Drosophila melanogaster chromosome 2R:
- the Hmgs gene encoding HMG coenzyme A synthase, isoform E yields MASHWPENVGIRAIEILFPSQYVDQTELETFDGASAGKYTIGLGQAKMGFCSDREDVNSLCLTVVSRLLERQHVKHSEIGRLEVGTETIVDKSKSVKSVLMQLFAESGNTDIEGIDTTNACYGGTAALFNAVNWVESSSWDGRLALAVCADIAVYAKGAARPTGGAGAVAMLVGPNAPLILDRGLRATHMEHAYDFYKPDLSSEYPTVDGKLSIQCYLSALDTCYRLYRKKFDQQQKDTSKQPASLSTFDAILFHTPFCKLVQKSVGRLSFNDFLLSSEEERTKQFPDLERFNTATLESTYFDRDVEKAFMTQSANIFASKTKKSLLLANQVGNMYTPSVYSGLVSLLISGPAQELVGKRIGLFSYGSGLAASMYSISVTQDAAAFEKFVSQLDYVQPLLNSREKVAPEQFSALMEVREKNNHAAPYTPTGSISALFPGTYYLKDVDALHRRTYERTPTISNGVH; encoded by the coding sequence ATGGCATCCCACTGGCCCGAGAACGTTGGCATACGCGCCATCGAGATTCTCTTCCCCTCCCAGTACGTGGACCAAACGGAGCTGGAGACCTTCGATGGTGCCTCCGCGGGCAAGTACACAATTGGCCTGGGCCAGGCCAAGATGGGCTTCTGCTCGGACCGCGAGGATGTCAACTCTCTCTGCCTGACGGTTGTGAGCCGCCTGCTGGAGCGGCAACATGTGAAGCACTCGGAGATCGGACGACTGGAGGTGGGCACCGAGACCATTGTGGACAAGTCGAAGTCGGTGAAGTCCGTGCTGATGCAGCTGTTCGCCGAGAGCGGGAACACGGACATCGAGGGCATCGACACCACGAACGCCTGTTACGGCGGCACGGCGGCGCTCTTCAATGCCGTCAATTGGGTGGAATCTTCTAGCTGGGACGGCCGCCTGGCTTTGGCCGTTTGTGCTGATATCGCCGTGTACGCCAAGGGTGCAGCGCGCCCAACTGGTGGTGCGGGTGCTGTGGCTATGCTGGTGGGTCCAAATGCGCCGCTTATCCTCGATCGTGGACTACGCGCAACGCACATGGAGCACGCCTACGACTTTTACAAGCCGGACCTCAGCTCCGAATACCCAACGGTAGATGGAAAGCTCTCTATTCAGTGCTACCTTTCTGCTCTGGACACCTGCTACAGGCTGTATCGCAAGAAGTTcgaccagcagcagaaggatACTTCCAAGCAGCCGGCCAGCCTGAGCACCTTCGATGCTATCCTATTCCACACACCGTTCTGCAAGTTGGTGCAAAAATCTGTGGGTCGCCTGAGCTTCAACGATTTCCTGCTGAGCAGTGAGGAGGAGCGAACGAAGCAGTTTCCCGACCTGGAACGTTTTAATACCGCTACCCTGGAGAGCACCTACTTTGATCGCGATGTGGAGAAGGCCTTCATGACGCAGTCCGCCAACATCTTTGCCAGCAAGACCAAGAAatcgctgctgctggccaaccAAGTGGGCAATATGTACACACCCTCGGTGTACTCCGGTTTGGTGTCTCTGTTGATTAGCGGACCAGCCCAGGAGCTGGTGGGAAAGCGCATTGGTTTGTTCTCCTACGGATCCGGACTGGCTGCTTCCATGTACTCGATCAGCGTGACCCAGGATGCAGCTGCTTTCGAAAAGTTCGTCTCGCAGCTGGACTACGTGCAGCCGTTGCTGAATTCACGGGAGAAGGTTGCGCCCGAGCAGTTCTCCGCGCTGATGGAGGTGCGGGAGAAGAACAACCATGCGGCGCCCTACACGCCAACGGGCAGCATCTCCGCACTGTTTCCCGGCACCTACTACCTGAAGGACGTGGATGCGCTGCATAGACGCACCTACGAGCGCACACCGACCATCAGCAATGGGGTGCACTAA
- the CG7997 gene encoding uncharacterized protein, isoform B → MYGTWGVFLGGILLLQVLQLSMGLDNGLALKPPMGWMSWERFRCITDCKLYPDECISEKLFQRHADLLVSEGYADAGYEYVIIDDCWLEKNRDNDTQKLVPDRKRFPNGLNALSDHIHNQGLKFGLYQDYGTNTCAGYPGVIKHMKLDAQTFADWDVDYVKLDGCYANISDMASGYPEFGRLLNETGRPMVYSCSWPAYQEDAGEMPDYESLKQHCNLWRNWDDIEDSLESLMQIIDYFAKNQDRIQPHGGPGHWNDPDMLLLGNYGLSYDQSKLQMAIWAIMAAPLIMSNDLAAVRPEIKAILQNRAVIAVDQDELGIQGRRVLSRNQIEVWKRPITPVTKSGHHSYAVAFVSRRDDGAPYRIPFTVKELGLTNPKGYNVQDLYDASSKLGVFQSESQFITRVNPNGVTFYKFTAL, encoded by the exons ATGTACGGAACGTGGGGCGTCTTTCTGGGCGGGATTCTTCTGCTGCAGGTTCTGCAATTATCCATGGGCCTCGATAATGGCCTGGCACTAAA GCCACCTATGGGCTGGATGTCCTGGGAGCG ATTCCGTTGCATCACCGACTGTAAACTGTATCCGGATGAGTGCATCAG tgaaaaacttttccaaaGACATGCGGATCTCCTGGTTTCTGAAGGATATGCGGATGCTGGCTACGAGTACGTCATCATAGATGACTGCTGGCTGGAGAAGAATCGCGACAACGATACCCAGAAGCTGGTTCCGGACAGAAAGCGCTTTCCCAACGGCCTAAATGCTTTATCCGATCAT ATCCACAACCAGGGTCTGAAGTTTGGCTTGTATCAGGATTACGGCACCAACACCTGCGCTGGCTATCCCGGAGTGATCAAGCATATGAAGCTGGACGCCCAAACCTTTGCGGATTGGGATGTGGACTACGTGAAGCTGGACGGCTGTTATGCCAATATCAGCGACATGGCCTCGGGCTATCCGGAGTTCGGACGCCTGCTCAATGAAACTGGTCGACCGATGGTATACTCCTGCAGTTGGCCCGCGTATCAGGAGGATGCAGGAGAAATGCCCGATTATGAGTCACTCAAGCAGCACTGTAATCTGTGGCGCAACTGGGACGACATCGAAGACTCGCTCGAGTCCCTTATGCAGATCATTGACTACTTTGCCAAGAATCAGGACAGGATTCAGCCGCATGGCGGACCAGGACATTGGAACGATCCAGatatgctgctgctgggaaaCTACGGCTTGAGCTACGATCAAAGCAAGCTGCAGATGGCGATTTGGGCCATTATGGCAGCTCCTCTAATTATGTCCAATGATCTGGCTGCAGTGCGTCCCGAGATCAAGGCTATACTCCAGAATCG TGCGGTTATTGCTGTGGACCAGGATGAGCTGGGCATCCAGGGGCGCCGTGTTTTGTCCCGCAACCAAATCGAAGTCTGGAAGCGTCCCATTACGCCAGTAACCAAGAGTGGACATCACTCCTATGCTGTCGCCTTTGTCAGTCGCCGAGATGATGGCGCTCCCTACAGGATCCCCTTCACGGTCAAGGAGCTCGGATTGACGAATCCCAAGGGTTATAATGTGCAGGATCTGTACGATGCCAGCAGCAAGTTGGGCGTCTTCCAGTCTGAGAGTCAGTTCATCACACGCGTCAATCCCAATG GCGTAACTTTCTACAAGTTTACAGCGTTGTAA
- the Nup62 gene encoding nucleoporin 62kD, isoform A yields the protein MVFQLPTTTAAPTGGATSSFSFGLSTGTPAAAPASGAATTAPATKTTFSFGTPAPTAGIGGGDADNSKAQAPPAFGFGLGSGTASAPLTLGTQAAANPASTTSATATGTSAAPPAFGGFTAQPAASVVPTIATSAPNTAATTTGLLGGSGLGAPKTTAAASTTLTAAPSAIASTQGAAPAPTLSTGGAFANLTTETKTTDSSAVSTASQLSYHQLEEHINKWTLEFEEQEKVFTEQATQINAWDKLLISNNGKIVELNDAVKKVKTDQQVLDQELEFIATQQKELEDSLGPLEKEFVNLPRVDMERSQTYLMVENLDTQLKQMSEDLKEIIDNLNEANKGQDTTDPIIQIGKILNAHMNSLQWIESQSTNISKKLEDIGKIQDSQKRDIFRAPF from the coding sequence ATGGTATTCCAGTTGCCAACAACAACCGCCGCCCCGACCGGAGGCGCAACATCGTCGTTTTCCTTCGGCCTCAGCACAGGAACACCAGCCGCAGCACCAGCTTCAGGAGCAGCAACCACGGCTCCCGCCACAAAAACCACATTCTCTTTCGGAACACCGGCACCTACTGCTGGTATCGGTGGCGGAGATGCAGACAACAGCAAGGCGCAGGCTCCACCAGCCTTTGGATTTGGCCTGGGATCCGGGACTGCTTCAGCTCCCCTCACGCTGGGCACTCAAGCCGCCGCAAATCCAGCGTCCACCACTTCTGCGACCGCGACTGGAACCTCTGCTGCTCCTCCCGCCTTCGGAGGCTTTACGGCTCAACCAGCGGCATCTGTGGTGCCAACTATAGCAACCAGTGCACCCAACACCGCAGCTACCACAACTGGATTGCTGGGCGGGTCTGGATTGGGAGCTCCCAAGACCACGGCCGCTGCGTCCACAACTCTGACTGCAGCTCCGTCGGCCATAGCCTCCACGCAGGGAGCTGCACCGGCCCCAACTTTAAGTACTGGTGGTGCTTTTGCCAATCTCACTACCGAAACCAAGACCACAGACTCATCGGCCGTTTCCACGGCATCCCAATTGTCCTACCACCAACTTGAGGAGCATATCAACAAGTGGACTCTCGAGTTCGAGGAACAGGAAAAGGTATTCACCGAACAGGCCACTCAGATCAACGCATGGGACAAACTGCTCATCAGCAACAACGGGAAGATCGTCGAGCTCAACGATGCCgtgaaaaaagtgaaaaccgATCAGCAAGTGCTGGACCAGGAGCTGGAGTTTATAGCCACGCAGCAAAAAGAGCTTGAGGACAGCCTGGGACCGCTTGAGAAGGAATTCGTTAATCTCCCGAGGGTGGACATGGAACGCAGCCAAACCTACCTGATGGTGGAGAATCTGGACACACAACTGAAGCAGATGTCCGAGGATCTAAAGGAGATAATAGACAACTTGAACGAGGCCAACAAGGGCCAGGACACCACTGATCCCATCATACAGATCGGAAAAATCCTTAATGCCCATATGAATTCGTTGCAGTGGATCGAATCGCAGTCGACGAACATCAGCAAGAAGCTGGAAGACATTGGCAAGATTCAAGACTCCCAGAAACGCGATATTTTCCGAGCTCCTTTCTAA
- the wcd gene encoding wicked, with product MSSDESSDGLEELQSLKALYGQQEQEKPAKIKRERYIPKASQAKELNYVEVPMEKVLFGDRQRLLTNLAKSVGQKLPNDDEDEQEENPGQAKPGDKRKAAWSDSDDEDLQVGDVKKATKHTGPLNHLRKDKSYKEYLTARFQRTLNQPKWAEKKVKNEDDEDVSSDEELLRTVGFIDRKARNSDLPQKTLNFKRVKDLNRATYAEGNATSIQFHPTSTAALVAGMNGLATIYAVDGQKNERLHNMRFKKFPLACSRIAPCGTRAFFGSVKPFYYSYDLLEAKESKLKLPGAMEFMHRFEVSPCGKFIVTAGKFGAIHLLTAKTNELLHSFKQEGKVKGFTWSSDSKRILVCGSTSNVSVLNLRQNLIEHIFMDDGCIHGESIQLSPNQRLLATGSQEGVVNIYDYESIFASKAPQPEKRFMNLRTAITDLQFNHSSELLAMCSSEAPNAFKLAHFPSATVYSNFPAQNEKVGFVTSMAFSPHSSFLAFATKGKQVPLFRLKYFKGY from the coding sequence ATGAGTTCAGACGAGTCCAGCGACGGTTTGGAGGAGCTGCAGAGTCTGAAGGCCCTCTACGGCCAGCAGGAGCAAGAGAAACCGGCAAAGATCAAAAGGGAACGTTATATTCCAAAGGCCTCGCAGGCCAAGGAGCTCAACTATGTGGAGGTGCCCATGGAAAAGGTGCTCTTCGGCGACAGGCAGCGACTGCTCACCAATCTAGCCAAGTCCGTGGGACAAAAGTTGCCGAACGATGACGAAGACGAGCAGGAGGAAAATCCCGGCCAGGCAAAGCCAGGCGACAAGCGGAAAGCCGCCTGGTCGGATTCCGATGACGAGGACCTGCAGGTGGGCGATGTCAAGAAGGCCACAAAGCACACGGGTCCACTGAACCACCTGCGCAAGGATAAATCGTACAAGGAGTATCTTACGGCGCGATTCCAGCGCACGCTTAACCAACCCAAGTGGGCGGAAAAGAAGGTCAAAAATGAGGACGACGAGGACGTATCCTCCGACGAAGAACTGCTGCGGACGGTTGGCTTTATCGATCGTAAAGCCCGGAACAGTGATCTGCCCCAGAAGACTCTGAATTTTAAACGGGTCAAAGACCTGAACAGGGCCACATATGCCGAGGGTAATGCCACCAGCATTCAGTTTCATCCAACCAGTACTGCTGCTCTAGTGGCGGGCATGAATGGCCTAGCCACCATCTACGCCGTGGATGGGCAAAAGAACGAAAGGTTGCACAACATGCGCTTCAAGAAGTTCCCGCTGGCGTGCTCCAGAATTGCTCCATGCGGCACAAGGGCGTTCTTTGGTTCTGTGAAACCATTCTACTACTCCTACGACTTGCTGGAAGCCAAGGAATCGAAGCTAAAGCTGCCGGGCGCAATGGAATTTATGCACCGCTTTGAGGTGTCTCCATGTGGCAAATTTATCGTCACTGCTGGCAAGTTTGGAGCCATTCACCTGCTCACGGCCAAAACAAATGAGCTGCTGCACAGCTTCAAGCAGGAGGGCAAAGTGAAGGGATTCACATGGTCTAGTGACTCCAAGAGGATCCTCGTCTGCGGTTCCACTTCCAATGTCAGCGTGCTGAACCTGCGCCAGAACCTCATCGAGCACATCTTCATGGACGACGGCTGTATACATGGAGAGTCCATTCAACTGTCTCCCAACCAACGCCTACTGGCCACCGGCAGTCAAGAGGGCGTGGTCAACATCTACGACTACGAGAGCATTTTCGCATCCAAGGCCCCACAACCCGAGAAGCGCTTCATGAACCTACGGACTGCCATCACGGATCTCCAGTTCAATCACTCATCTGAGCTACTGGCGATGTGCTCCAGTGAGGCGCCGAATGCTTTTAAGCTGGCCCATTTCCCCAGCGCCACTGTGTACTCCAATTTCCCGGCACAGAACGAGAAGGTTGGCTTTGTGACCTCCATGGCCTTTTCGCCGCACAGCAGCTTCCTGGCCTTTGCCACTAAGGGCAAACAGGTGCCGCTCTTTAGGCTTAAGTACTTCAAGGGTTATTAA
- the CG15710 gene encoding uncharacterized protein, with protein MTSAGNWISEELEPATLLSIQEDNGIVTKVYVAPCLQPIKEEKVFLEDNTQRFHCPLCSNVIRTAGAYKVHLMACQRRLARMMKDVPDVSQHQCNICKKIFSSVDALIGHRLLHGSPSMNRTCASCHVKFGTDLEYRTHLESHLIPCESTDESYEGAYTITKTFNCVFCRTEFKACFKPGQVTRRYACDACIVRLKAQEEEKKILGKRRPELICDRCGKKYKYEGFLHRHLKTCQMPDKCKRKREIEITEVSEVTFTEVVQSFNN; from the coding sequence ATGACAAGTGCTGGCAACTGGATTTCCGAGGAGCTGGAACCAGCTACTCTACTGTCGATTCAGGAGGATAATGGTATTGTTACCAAGGTGTACGTGGCGCCCTGTTTGCAGCCGATAAAAGAGGAGAAAGTTTTCCTGGAGGACAACACGCAACGCTTCCACTGTCCGCTTTGCTCTAATGTGATTCGCACGGCCGGTGCCTACAAGGTCCATCTGATGGCCTGCCAAAGACGCTTGGCACGCATGATGAAGGATGTGCCGGACGTGTCCCAGCATCAGTGCAACATTTGCAAGAAAATCTTCTCCTCGGTGGATGCCCTGATCGGCCACAGGCTCCTGCATGGAAGCCCATCAATGAATCGCACCTGTGCATCCTGCCATGTCAAGTTCGGGACGGATCTGGAGTATCGCACCCATTTGGAGAGCCATCTGATACCGTGCGAGTCCACGGATGAATCCTACGAAGGGGCGTACACCATCACCAAGACCTTCAATTGCGTCTTTTGTCGCACGGAGTTCAAGGCCTGCTTTAAGCCTGGCCAAGTGACCCGTCGATACGCGTGCGACGCATGTATCGTAAGGCTGAAGGCCCAGGAGGAGGAGAAAAAGATCTTAGGGAAGAGAAGGCCCGAATTAATCTGTGATCGTTGTGGGAAAAAGTACAAATATGAGGGTTTCCTTCACCGTCATCTGAAAACTTGCCAGATGCCGGATAAATGCAAAAGAAAGCGTGAGATTGAAATCACCGAGGTCAGCGAGGTAACATTTACAGAAGTTGTGCAAAGTTTTAATAATTGA